The following nucleotide sequence is from Drosophila takahashii strain IR98-3 E-12201 chromosome 3L, DtakHiC1v2, whole genome shotgun sequence.
TGCCGCCGGATTATGTGAAGGGAGTGCTCAGCCTGAAGAGCAGTCTGCTGGCCAATAAGCCCGCCTTGGGTTACGGCTCTAATCAGCAGGTGGAGAACGGCATTCGATCCGGCGGGAGGTATACACCCCAGCTGGatgtgcagcagcagccgcagaatCCGCAGAGCCAGCAGCCCCTGCAGGAGATTCAGGTTGAGCCCGTTGCCAATCTGAGGCCATCTGCTCATCTAGCTCACCGACCCCCTATTCACTCCCAGATGCCGCCGGCCAAGTTGAGTCGCTATAACCAGGAGTTTCCCGCAGCCCACCTGTTCCAGCCGCCCTTTGTGCCGCTGCCCAAAAAGCAGGAGTCGCAGGATGCCCCGCCGACGGCCGAGCAACTGGAGTTGCTGCAACAGTTGTCCGAGTTTTTTGGCCAGCGGCAGCAGTGGCAACAACAGGTGCAACCGCAGGAGACCGTCAACTGTGCTCAGATGGATCAGAATGAGGGCAAGGGACAGTGCGAAGCTGAAGTGACTACCGACTGTTGTGATACCACGAGGGAACCCAATAAAAATGAGGACGAGGATTCGGTTACTGTGGATGTGAAGAACAAGGAACCGGAAGAGAGCACCACCACAGCCCAGCCGAAGCCTCCAGTGGCCCCGAAAACAAAACCAACCAAGCCAAGTGTCACCAAGACCACCACCCACAAACCCCTGACGACGCGTACTACCAAATCAACTACCAGAAAACTGCCCTGCTGCACTAAGCCACGTAATCAGGGCATTGCAGAGGCGCCCAATGTCATTAGCTTTTCGCTAAATATCCAAAATGATAATGCCGAGCAGGCAAAGTCCCTGCAACAGCTACCTCGAACTGGTCGACATGTGATTCAGCCCGATTTACGCATCAATGCCATCACAAACTTACTGAGATATCGCAGAAAAATAGCTCAGGGTGCAGTTAGCACCTATCCCAAACCCTTTTCCCCTTTAAAGGATCAAGAATTGCAGGATCAAAAGAGTcgaatgaaacgaaaaagaGACAAGATCCTGGACAAAAAGCAGCTACTTCAGGCTGAGCTTAAAATTTGGCCCATTAGCATACGATCGAATTTGGTGGAACGCTTACACtgagttataaataaatatatattttttaaagcgttgagataaataaatattttagaaaatattttggaaaatattttagaaaatatttatttactaaacTAATTGTTCGATTGCGGGGGTGCCACAGatcgctttttttttaaatcagttttataggtgtctaaaagtatgcaacaatatattttaaggtCGTAAGTTAAATGTATTCAGTTGGGAAGATGACTATTATTTTTCGCAGAATACTTTCagtcatttattttttcatttgaaGTATGAATTAAagcaaacataaatatttggaaGCATAATTTaggttattaaaaaataaataatgaaggCTTACTTTTTCCAGACCTTTTTCGACTGCcttcccaatattttcaacatATGCTCAACCCCCTTCCAATTCCTTTTGCATATTCGCAGGCAATCCGGACACATTAATCTGCGGCAATTGCCGGGAATCCTTTGGCGAGCTGTCTGAGTTATTGGACCACAAGAAAAGTTATTGCAAGCTGAGGTTCACATGCAAGTGCCAGGATGTTGCCTTTGCGGCAAGTGCAAGTAAGTAAGGGCGCTCCCCTTTTCGAGGGAGTGGCGacttgtctgtctgtcggctGGCAATTAATTTATGATTGTTAAACACTTTTTGCCCTTGCCCCGGCCAAAAGTGTTTGTCTAAGGCTGCTCTCTCTGTTTGCCAGTCAGCAACATCTGCCGGCCCGGGCGGCAGGATCAGGATGTCTGCGGATATTCATGTCCTGCGGCTGCTtgcaaatgcatttaaaattgaGTTATTTATGCGCCAGAGCCTCCGATGCCTGTCCTTGTGCAAATTCCAACTTAAATAACTAATTAATTCTCGCATGTTTCGCCCCTCTCTCTGGATATTCAGAGACTCCGCCGACGAGCGCCAAATTGCTGTGCGCCGTTTGCAAGGATGCGTTCGCCAATCCTTGGGATTTGATGGTCCACGCACAGGCCGCCCACATGGTTAACATTTACGAGCTGGGCGATGATGAGGGCAACCCCACTGCCGCCGCAGCAGCCATCACCACCGACAACAACAATATTGCAACGGCAGCCGTGGAGAATGGACATGCAATCGCTGATGAGACTGCCGCAAAGCAGCAGATGCCGCAAATGCAACCGGCCTCATCAACACTTAACAAGGAGcccaataacaataataaaattagcaacaacaatacagaggccaccaacaacaacaatggccaCATGTCGCCCTCGGGAACAGGCATCATTATGGCATCTTCTGGCTCATCGGCATCGGCCGACAATGGAACGGCCAGCGACATGGAGACCAACTGCCAGCTGGACATCAAGTTCAGCCCCAGTGCCAGTCCCAAGGAGGTGGGTGATATGGCTGACCCCTCACCGCCTGGCAGAGACTCCCACTCCCTAATGATTCTCTTGCAGGATCAGCACAGGGACGATCTCTCGCTGGACGGGCGCATGTCGAGCAGCTCCCAGCAGACCCATCACTCGGATGAGCTGAACGTCAAGTTGCTGAACGGCTCCGTCTCCTCGAGGGGCAGTTCGCCTGGGCTGGAGGCGGATGAGCCGCCGGCCACCAGGGCTTGTATTGTCCGCACTCTGAGCATTGTGAGTATGGAAGATCCTTGGAAGATTGCTTACATAAACTTGTATGTGGGGTGATATAATGTAGAGTCTCTATTGGTTTTCTAACACTGtttggtataaaaatattggcttagccattaaaaaaacacaaggTTCTTGAAATCGTTTATAAAGGtgcttaaaagtatgcaacactaTTTATTAATCCGAAAAtgcaatgtatttattttatctatgGTTATACTAGAAGTCTCTATTGCATTTCTAAAACACtttggtataaaaatattggtttagccattaaaaaaatgtgttcaATTGTATGCAACCCTATTTTTTAGTCCGGAAATCcaatgaattaattttatcTGTAGTGATACTAAAAGTGTCTATTGGATTTCTAATACACTTTGGTATGAAAATATTGGCTTAGCCATTACAAAAACACAAGGTTCTTGGAATATTTGATAAAGGtgcttaaaagtatgcaacactgAACCGGAAGTCCGAAGTAGGAATTAAGTTACAAAACTTATTGTattttactgcatacttttaaacaccTTTTTAAGTGGTTTTAAAACCTTAGTAAATTCTTTTTCACTCTCCcatattaaattgtttaaaaaatattaaaatttatagataTCTAATACATCTTCATCTCCGTATCCTTCCATTTACAGGAGGCAACCGGCCCAGCCGCTGCGCAAACTGCCAACGCTTTGAGCTTGATGTCGAACAGCTTGAGCCTGGCCCTCG
It contains:
- the LOC123003060 gene encoding transcription factor SPT20 homolog isoform X2 — its product is MCQREARGPALIVFLSAIATLLGVVQGQRQVMSLPLEEAPPQQRLPPDYVKGVLSLKSSLLANKPALGYGSNQQVENGIRSGGRYTPQLDVQQQPQNPQSQQPLQEIQMPPAKLSRYNQEFPAAHLFQPPFVPLPKKQESQDAPPTAEQLELLQQLSEFFGQRQQWQQQVQPQETVNCAQMDQNEGKGQCEAEVTTDCCDTTREPNKNEDEDSVTVDVKNKEPEESTTTAQPKPPVAPKTKPTKPSVTKTTTHKPLTTRTTKSTTRKLPCCTKPRNQGIAEAPNVISFSLNIQNDNAEQAKSLQQLPRTGRHVIQPDLRINAITNLLRYRRKIAQGAVSTYPKPFSPLKDQELQDQKSRMKRKRDKILDKKQLLQAELKIWPISIRSNLVERLH
- the LOC123003060 gene encoding putative uncharacterized protein DDB_G0271606 isoform X1, encoding MCQREARGPALIVFLSAIATLLGVVQGQRQVMSLPLEEAPPQQRLPPDYVKGVLSLKSSLLANKPALGYGSNQQVENGIRSGGRYTPQLDVQQQPQNPQSQQPLQEIQVEPVANLRPSAHLAHRPPIHSQMPPAKLSRYNQEFPAAHLFQPPFVPLPKKQESQDAPPTAEQLELLQQLSEFFGQRQQWQQQVQPQETVNCAQMDQNEGKGQCEAEVTTDCCDTTREPNKNEDEDSVTVDVKNKEPEESTTTAQPKPPVAPKTKPTKPSVTKTTTHKPLTTRTTKSTTRKLPCCTKPRNQGIAEAPNVISFSLNIQNDNAEQAKSLQQLPRTGRHVIQPDLRINAITNLLRYRRKIAQGAVSTYPKPFSPLKDQELQDQKSRMKRKRDKILDKKQLLQAELKIWPISIRSNLVERLH